Proteins encoded in a region of the Bacteroidota bacterium genome:
- the nadA gene encoding quinolinate synthase NadA, which translates to MNVNKVEIQKKGFLEIDIDKSLNLVSEIKKMKEEKNAVILAHYYQIPEIQDIADFVGDSLALSQKAAETYADIIVFAGVHFMAETAKSLSPEKMVLIPDSKAGCSLADSCPPKEFKEFKEKFPEYKVVSYVNTTSEIKALTDVVCTSTNAKLIIDSFPLDEKIIFAPDRNLGNYLNSITGRNMKLWDGACHVHEEFSLEKILDIKQEYPNAKIIAHPECQKQILIVADYIGSTSGLLKFIENDDCDTFIVVTESGILHQMQKSRPNKNFIPAPPNDSTCACNDCKYMRLHTIEKLYTCLKYEIPEVTLDEELRKKAVRPIIKMLEISKKQNKI; encoded by the coding sequence ATGAATGTTAATAAAGTCGAAATTCAAAAAAAAGGGTTTTTGGAAATTGATATAGATAAAAGTCTGAATTTAGTCTCCGAGATAAAAAAAATGAAAGAGGAGAAAAATGCTGTAATTTTGGCTCATTATTATCAAATCCCTGAAATTCAAGACATTGCAGACTTTGTTGGAGATAGTCTTGCACTTTCACAAAAAGCTGCAGAAACCTATGCAGATATAATTGTTTTCGCCGGCGTTCATTTCATGGCTGAAACTGCAAAAAGTCTTTCACCTGAAAAAATGGTTTTAATCCCGGATTCTAAAGCGGGTTGTTCATTAGCCGATTCTTGTCCACCAAAAGAATTTAAGGAATTTAAAGAAAAATTTCCTGAGTATAAAGTAGTTTCATATGTAAATACAACATCTGAAATAAAAGCATTGACAGATGTTGTTTGCACTTCTACAAATGCAAAACTCATAATTGATAGTTTTCCTTTGGATGAAAAAATAATTTTTGCACCAGATAGAAATCTTGGTAATTATTTGAATAGTATTACAGGACGAAATATGAAACTTTGGGATGGAGCATGCCACGTACATGAAGAATTCTCGCTTGAGAAAATTTTGGATATTAAACAAGAATATCCAAATGCTAAAATAATTGCTCATCCTGAATGTCAAAAGCAAATATTGATTGTTGCCGATTATATAGGTTCAACTTCAGGATTATTAAAATTTATTGAAAATGATGATTGCGATACATTTATAGTGGTTACAGAATCTGGTATTCTTCATCAAATGCAGAAAAGCAGACCAAACAAAAATTTTATTCCGGCTCCTCCAAACGATTCTACTTGTGCTTGCAACGATTGTAAATATATGAGATTACATACAATAGAAAAATTATATACATGCTTGAAATACGAAATTCCGGAAGTTACACTTGACGAAGAGCTTAGAAAAAAAGCTGTTAGACCAATTATTAAAATGCTTGAAATTTCAAAAAAGCAGAACAAAATATAA
- a CDS encoding 3'-5' exonuclease domain-containing protein 2, translating to MEILKFEGQIDVIDNNEKLSKSLQELKKCKILGFDTETKPNFKKGIKNRNHISLIQLANDKKAYLIRINKIGFPNSLLQILADPKILKVGIGLKDDLKGLLEVCKLNNGSSKNCYINSDSFLDIQNIACNFGIEALSLKKLSAIVLDYKISKSAQLSNWENTILTKKQQQYAAIDAFVCLKIYYKLFDN from the coding sequence TTGGAAATATTAAAATTTGAGGGACAAATAGATGTAATTGATAATAATGAAAAATTATCAAAATCTCTGCAAGAATTAAAAAAATGCAAAATTCTTGGTTTTGATACCGAAACTAAACCAAATTTCAAAAAGGGGATAAAAAACAGAAATCATATTTCTTTAATTCAGTTGGCAAATGATAAAAAGGCATATTTGATTAGAATTAACAAAATTGGTTTTCCAAATTCGCTTTTACAAATATTGGCAGATCCAAAAATACTGAAAGTAGGGATCGGATTAAAAGATGATTTGAAAGGATTATTAGAAGTCTGTAAATTGAACAATGGTTCATCAAAAAATTGTTATATAAATTCTGATTCTTTTTTAGATATACAAAATATTGCTTGCAATTTTGGAATAGAAGCTTTAAGCCTTAAAAAGTTGAGTGCTATAGTTTTAGATTATAAAATTTCTAAATCTGCACAATTGTCTAATTGGGAAAACACTATTCTGACCAAAAAGCAACAACAATATGCAGCAATTGACGCTTTTGTTTGTTTGAAAATATATTATAAATTGTTTGATAATTAA
- the mnmG gene encoding tRNA uridine-5-carboxymethylaminomethyl(34) synthesis enzyme MnmG yields MLLKYDIIVVGAGHAGCEAAAASANLGSKVLLITMDLSKIAQMSCNPAIGGIAKGQIVREIDALGGYTGIVTDDTMIQFRMLNKSKGPAMWSPRAQSDRHEFSKKWRIELEGIRNIDFWQDMVDSLIFDNNTISGVKTRQGVKFYSKAVILTNGTFLNGLMHIGKNRVIGGRDSENSSIGISEQLAEYGIESGKMKTGTPARIDGRTIDFSKMLEQKGDEEPSKFSFLNDTKNIAKQESCYITYTNENVHDILREGFEDSPLYNGTIQGIGPRYCPSIEDKIVTFADRNKHQLFLEPEGRKTIEYYINGFSSSLAWDIQIKAINKIYGLENAKIFRPGYAIEYDYFSPTQLKSTLESKFISNLFFAGQINGTTGYEEAGAQGLMAGINAHLLINEKKEFVLKRDEAYIGVLIDDLVTKGVDEPYRMFTSRAEYRILLRQDNADIRLTEKSYKLGLATEKRYDILEKKTKSINEIIAIFNSFSVKPEEINKKLKELKTSEIKQKVKLSNIILRPQVSILDIASVISPIQEMITKLKSNSNEYIEAAEILMKYSGYIDRERKIADKLKRLEHIEISENFDYNRIYSLSTEARQKLTKILPRTIGQASRISGVSPSDINVLLVFLGR; encoded by the coding sequence ATGTTGTTAAAGTATGATATTATAGTTGTAGGAGCTGGACATGCTGGTTGTGAAGCAGCTGCAGCAAGTGCAAATTTAGGTTCCAAAGTATTGTTGATAACCATGGATTTAAGCAAAATTGCTCAAATGTCTTGTAATCCTGCTATTGGTGGAATAGCTAAAGGACAGATAGTTAGAGAGATAGATGCCCTTGGTGGATATACAGGAATTGTAACTGACGATACTATGATACAATTCCGTATGCTAAATAAATCGAAAGGTCCTGCAATGTGGAGTCCAAGAGCTCAAAGTGATAGGCACGAATTTTCTAAAAAATGGAGAATTGAATTAGAAGGGATTCGGAATATCGATTTTTGGCAAGATATGGTTGATAGTTTGATTTTTGATAACAATACAATTTCTGGAGTTAAAACTCGACAAGGTGTAAAGTTTTATTCAAAAGCTGTAATACTTACTAACGGAACATTTTTGAATGGATTGATGCATATTGGGAAAAATAGAGTTATTGGTGGAAGAGATTCAGAAAATTCATCTATCGGAATTAGTGAACAATTGGCGGAATATGGGATTGAATCAGGTAAAATGAAAACCGGAACTCCAGCGAGAATTGATGGTAGAACAATAGATTTTTCAAAAATGCTTGAACAAAAAGGTGATGAAGAACCATCAAAATTTTCTTTTTTGAATGACACTAAAAATATTGCTAAGCAAGAGAGCTGTTACATTACTTATACCAATGAAAATGTTCATGATATTTTAAGAGAAGGGTTTGAAGATTCTCCGCTATATAATGGAACTATACAAGGGATAGGACCACGTTATTGCCCTAGCATAGAAGACAAAATTGTTACTTTTGCTGATAGAAATAAACATCAGTTGTTTTTAGAACCGGAAGGACGAAAAACGATTGAATACTATATAAATGGATTTTCATCTTCATTGGCCTGGGATATTCAAATAAAAGCAATTAATAAAATTTATGGATTAGAGAATGCTAAAATATTTCGTCCTGGTTATGCAATTGAATACGATTATTTTTCACCAACTCAACTAAAAAGTACATTAGAAAGTAAATTCATTTCTAATTTGTTTTTTGCAGGTCAAATTAATGGTACTACTGGATATGAAGAAGCGGGAGCTCAGGGATTGATGGCCGGCATAAATGCTCATTTGTTGATAAATGAAAAAAAGGAATTTGTTTTGAAAAGAGACGAAGCCTACATAGGTGTCCTTATAGACGATTTAGTTACGAAAGGAGTTGATGAACCATACAGAATGTTCACTTCAAGAGCAGAGTATAGAATTCTTTTGAGGCAAGACAACGCTGATATTAGGCTTACCGAAAAATCTTATAAATTAGGCTTAGCAACTGAAAAGAGGTATGATATTTTAGAAAAGAAAACTAAATCAATAAATGAAATAATTGCGATTTTTAATTCATTCAGTGTAAAACCTGAAGAAATAAATAAAAAATTGAAGGAATTAAAAACTTCTGAAATTAAACAAAAAGTAAAATTAAGTAATATTATTTTGCGGCCTCAGGTTTCAATTTTAGATATTGCAAGTGTTATTTCTCCTATTCAAGAAATGATAACAAAATTGAAATCCAACTCTAATGAATATATTGAAGCTGCGGAAATATTAATGAAGTATTCAGGATATATTGATAGAGAAAGAAAAATTGCCGATAAACTAAAAAGACTTGAACATATTGAAATATCAGAGAATTTTGATTACAATAGAATATATTCTTTATCAACCGAGGCAAGGCAAAAATTAACAAAAATATTGCCAAGAACAATTGGGCAGGCAAGTAGAATTTCTGGAGTATCACCATCTGACATAAATGTGCTTTTAGTCTTTCTTGGAAGATAA
- the ade gene encoding adenine deaminase — protein MKNIETIISGNIVDIVKREIYKGKVFIKNDKIEKIIKCEVVENVYLLPGLVDSHVHIESSMLTPTEFAKIAVKHGTVATISDPHEIANVLGIQGINFMIDDIKDVPFKMFFGAPSCVPATDFETSGYKLNDTDIDKLLSRNDIYYLSEMMNFPGVIYNDKSVISKIESAKKYNKKIDGHAPMLSGKDLEKYIYAGISTDHECSTIIEAEEKLKLGMKIQIREGSAAKNFENLHKLIDKFPNEIMLCSDDIHPDNLVEGHINKLIKKGIDKKIDIFNLLQSATLNPIKHYNLNIGLLQEGNSADLIMIDNLDSFYVLKTIINGNIVYENGHSKIESKNKISINNFNSKTISEEDIIVAAKSKKIRVIEAIDGDLFSNEKICEAKIENECVVPDINNDILKVVVLNRYKIEKPIVGFIYGFGLNHGAIASSIAHDSHNIIAVGADDTSIVRAINTIVNSKGGIVVIDKNEEFVLQLEIAGLMSAKNGNEVAEKYKNIDKKAKNLGSKLSAPFMTLSFMSLLVIPKLKIGDKGLFDGTKFQFTNIFVDDD, from the coding sequence ATGAAAAATATTGAAACAATTATTTCAGGAAATATAGTTGATATTGTAAAACGAGAAATTTATAAAGGCAAAGTTTTTATTAAAAATGATAAAATAGAAAAGATAATAAAATGCGAAGTAGTTGAGAATGTCTATTTGCTACCTGGCTTAGTAGATTCTCATGTTCACATCGAAAGTTCAATGCTTACGCCGACAGAATTTGCTAAAATTGCTGTAAAACACGGAACAGTTGCAACAATTTCTGATCCTCACGAAATTGCAAATGTATTGGGAATTCAAGGTATAAATTTCATGATAGATGACATTAAGGATGTTCCATTCAAAATGTTTTTTGGAGCTCCATCGTGTGTTCCAGCAACTGATTTTGAAACTTCTGGATATAAATTGAATGATACTGATATAGACAAATTATTGTCAAGAAATGACATTTATTATTTATCTGAAATGATGAATTTTCCGGGTGTTATTTATAATGACAAAAGCGTGATTAGTAAAATTGAAAGTGCAAAAAAATATAATAAAAAAATTGATGGACATGCTCCAATGCTTTCAGGCAAAGATTTGGAAAAATATATTTATGCAGGAATAAGTACAGATCACGAATGTTCAACAATTATTGAAGCCGAAGAAAAATTGAAACTTGGAATGAAAATCCAAATTCGGGAGGGTAGTGCTGCCAAAAATTTTGAGAATCTTCATAAACTAATTGATAAGTTTCCTAATGAAATTATGCTTTGCAGTGATGATATTCATCCTGACAATTTGGTAGAGGGTCACATAAATAAATTAATAAAAAAGGGAATTGATAAGAAAATCGACATTTTTAATTTACTTCAATCGGCTACATTAAATCCAATAAAACATTACAATTTAAATATAGGATTGCTTCAGGAAGGAAATTCTGCCGATTTAATAATGATTGATAATTTGGATTCATTCTATGTTTTGAAAACTATCATTAATGGCAATATAGTTTACGAAAACGGACATTCTAAGATTGAATCGAAAAATAAAATTTCTATCAATAATTTTAATTCAAAAACTATATCGGAAGAAGATATTATCGTAGCTGCAAAATCAAAAAAAATTAGAGTAATTGAAGCAATTGACGGAGACTTATTTTCAAACGAAAAAATTTGTGAGGCAAAAATTGAAAATGAATGTGTAGTTCCAGACATAAATAATGATATACTTAAAGTTGTAGTACTTAACAGATACAAAATAGAAAAACCTATTGTAGGATTTATTTATGGATTCGGATTAAATCATGGAGCTATTGCAAGCAGTATTGCACACGATAGCCATAATATTATCGCTGTTGGAGCAGATGATACTAGTATTGTAAGAGCAATAAATACAATTGTCAATTCCAAAGGCGGAATTGTTGTTATAGATAAGAATGAAGAATTTGTGCTTCAATTGGAAATTGCCGGATTAATGTCTGCAAAAAATGGAAATGAAGTGGCTGAGAAGTATAAAAACATTGACAAAAAAGCCAAGAATTTAGGAAGCAAATTGTCCGCACCATTTATGACTTTATCGTTCATGTCATTATTGGTTATACCTAAACTAAAAATTGGAGACAAAGGATTGTTCGATGGAACTAAGTTTCAATTCACCAATATTTTTGTTGATGATGACTAA
- a CDS encoding excinuclease ABC subunit C: MMTNRKALHKFKNTIQFLPEKPGVYQYLNNKSEIIYIGKAKNLKKRVSSYFNRNSENTKTEILVSKIFEIKHIVVETEQDALLLENSLIKKYQPRYNVLLKDGKTFPWICIKNERFPRVFSTRNYTKDGSIYFGPYTSGRLVKIILELFKQMYKLRNCRFDLSKKNIEEKKIKVCLEFHIGNCYAPCIAKQSEETYLSNIDEIKNILKGNISSVIKDLKKKMIILAGEFEFELAQDIKEKVKLLENYQSKSTVVNPNIDNVDVFSIVEKENYAYVNFLKVLNGSIIQAHTIELKKKLDETEKELLLLAITDIRNRLFSNSKEIIAPFNLDFSIENVNVVVPKIGDKKKLLDLSTRNAKYFLHEKQQQLLVSKHKSSKNRILETIKKDLHLSEIPEQIECFDNSNISGENPVAACVVFKDAKPAKSEYRHFNIKTVEGINDFASMQEIVYRRYKRLLDEKKKLPQLIVIDGGKGQLNAALNSLRKLNLQNIIPVIGIAKRLEEIFFPDDPIPLYLDKTSETLKIIQQLRNEAHRFGIEFHRQKRSNNFIQSELSNIQGIGPKTIQKLLSKFGSVERIINAEPADIKEIIGKDKFDKLEFYFKNKKIE, from the coding sequence ATGATGACTAACCGAAAAGCTCTTCATAAATTTAAAAATACAATACAATTCTTACCAGAAAAGCCTGGCGTTTATCAATATCTAAATAACAAATCGGAAATTATTTATATTGGGAAAGCTAAGAATTTAAAAAAGCGAGTATCCTCATATTTCAATAGAAATTCAGAAAATACTAAAACAGAAATTCTTGTTTCAAAGATATTTGAAATTAAGCATATTGTTGTAGAAACTGAGCAAGATGCCTTGTTATTAGAAAATAGTTTAATCAAAAAGTATCAGCCAAGATACAATGTTTTGCTAAAAGATGGTAAAACATTCCCATGGATTTGTATTAAAAATGAAAGATTTCCACGAGTTTTTAGTACTAGAAATTACACTAAGGATGGCTCTATTTATTTTGGTCCATACACTTCAGGAAGGTTAGTAAAAATCATTCTTGAATTATTCAAACAAATGTACAAATTGCGAAATTGTAGGTTCGATTTGTCGAAAAAAAATATTGAAGAAAAGAAGATAAAAGTTTGTTTAGAGTTTCATATAGGAAATTGTTATGCTCCTTGCATAGCAAAACAAAGCGAAGAAACTTATCTTTCTAATATTGATGAAATTAAAAACATTCTTAAGGGAAATATTTCGTCTGTAATAAAAGATTTGAAGAAAAAAATGATAATTCTTGCAGGTGAATTTGAGTTTGAATTAGCACAGGATATTAAGGAAAAAGTTAAACTCTTAGAAAATTATCAGAGCAAATCTACAGTAGTAAATCCAAATATTGATAATGTCGATGTTTTTTCAATAGTAGAAAAAGAAAATTATGCATATGTAAATTTTCTAAAAGTATTGAATGGTTCAATCATTCAGGCACATACAATTGAGTTGAAAAAAAAGCTTGATGAAACGGAAAAAGAGTTGCTATTGCTGGCCATTACTGATATAAGAAATAGGCTTTTTAGTAATTCAAAAGAAATAATCGCTCCTTTCAATTTAGATTTTTCTATTGAGAATGTGAATGTTGTAGTTCCAAAAATTGGTGATAAAAAAAAACTTTTAGATCTTTCAACTAGAAATGCTAAATATTTTTTGCATGAGAAGCAACAACAGCTTCTGGTATCAAAGCATAAATCAAGCAAGAATAGAATTCTTGAAACAATAAAAAAGGATCTTCATTTATCAGAAATTCCTGAGCAGATTGAGTGTTTTGATAATTCAAATATATCTGGCGAAAATCCTGTTGCAGCTTGCGTTGTGTTTAAAGATGCCAAACCTGCAAAAAGCGAATACCGACACTTCAATATTAAAACTGTAGAAGGAATAAATGATTTTGCCTCTATGCAAGAAATTGTTTATCGGCGCTATAAAAGATTATTGGACGAAAAGAAAAAATTACCGCAGCTCATTGTAATTGATGGCGGAAAAGGGCAGTTAAATGCTGCTTTAAACAGTCTTAGAAAATTGAACCTGCAAAATATAATTCCGGTTATTGGAATTGCGAAAAGACTTGAAGAAATATTTTTTCCAGACGATCCTATTCCATTATACTTGGATAAAACTTCTGAAACATTAAAAATTATTCAACAATTAAGAAATGAGGCTCATAGATTTGGCATTGAATTTCATAGGCAAAAACGCTCCAATAATTTCATACAGTCAGAATTATCTAATATTCAAGGAATTGGACCAAAAACTATACAAAAACTTTTGTCTAAATTTGGTTCAGTTGAAAGAATTATTAATGCAGAACCTGCTGATATTAAAGAGATTATAGGAAAGGATAAATTTGATAAGCTGGAGTTTTATTTTAAAAATAAGAAAATAGAATAA